The uncultured Hyphomonas sp. genome includes a region encoding these proteins:
- a CDS encoding helix-turn-helix domain-containing protein — translation MTQIPLARRSPVQPDACNLAKAIDVVGDRWTLMILRAALYGVRRFDDFQAELGCPRTVLSGRLKKLVEDGLLTKRAYKSPGKRSRPEYVLSPMGLSLRPILIGLTQWGDAWLGQGETPPIGFTKAGSKSAIRAAFVDIEGREVRPDQIRPVLRG, via the coding sequence ATGACGCAGATTCCTCTCGCCCGTCGTTCTCCGGTTCAGCCGGATGCCTGCAATCTTGCCAAGGCGATTGACGTCGTCGGTGACCGCTGGACGCTGATGATCCTGCGCGCCGCGCTTTATGGTGTCCGCCGTTTTGACGATTTCCAGGCCGAGCTTGGCTGTCCAAGAACCGTTTTGTCGGGACGCCTGAAAAAACTTGTCGAAGACGGCTTGCTGACGAAGCGTGCCTACAAGTCTCCGGGCAAGCGCTCGCGGCCAGAATACGTGCTGTCGCCCATGGGGCTGTCCCTGCGGCCGATTCTGATCGGTTTGACCCAGTGGGGCGATGCCTGGCTCGGGCAGGGAGAAACACCGCCCATCGGCTTTACGAAGGCAGGCTCCAAATCGGCAATCCGCGCGGCGTTTGTGGATATCGAAGGGCGAGAGGTGCGCCCCGATCAGATCCGTCCTGTCCTTCGCGGATGA
- a CDS encoding esterase-like activity of phytase family protein has protein sequence MPAKTEVPMLHRSFHFASLLLLATCTGTPSVPEAPQVAMPEAGATWTLDTATAGLAEASCPAGTGYTPPVQLALSAAPIELGPADKVAGRLPEGASFAGGWELTADNASFGGLSDLALDKDGNLLAVVDGGAFVWIGLEDGAPDGTGKLTYMLGADGNLLQGKSSGDAEGLVVRNGLAIVSFERTHRISAFDLDACGAAAREASISLLPDTYAGRIVDENRGAEALAVTPDGNLLFGYETVENGHSPIGAVAGLQQSGWTNEVAPNPAGYAFVGFDTARIGETDETFWLFRSYDPIRGNRNVLSWQGGEKEIVLTRPLAVDNYEGITVQDLGNGMARVWIVSDDNFNPQQRTLLLAFDIAVTSE, from the coding sequence ATGCCCGCTAAGACTGAGGTTCCGATGCTGCACCGTTCCTTCCACTTCGCTTCGCTGCTCCTGCTCGCAACCTGCACTGGTACGCCGAGCGTGCCGGAAGCGCCCCAGGTCGCCATGCCGGAGGCCGGAGCTACCTGGACACTCGATACGGCGACTGCCGGCCTGGCAGAGGCTTCCTGTCCCGCCGGAACCGGCTATACGCCACCTGTCCAGCTGGCCCTGTCAGCCGCCCCCATCGAACTCGGTCCGGCGGACAAAGTCGCTGGCCGGTTGCCTGAAGGCGCATCTTTTGCCGGTGGCTGGGAACTGACAGCTGACAATGCGAGCTTTGGGGGCCTGTCCGATCTCGCGCTGGACAAGGACGGCAATCTGCTCGCTGTCGTCGATGGTGGAGCCTTTGTCTGGATCGGTCTTGAGGATGGGGCACCGGATGGGACCGGAAAGCTCACCTACATGCTGGGAGCCGACGGGAACCTGCTTCAAGGCAAGTCATCGGGAGATGCGGAAGGTCTGGTAGTCCGGAATGGTCTTGCCATAGTCAGCTTTGAACGCACGCATCGCATCTCTGCGTTCGATCTTGATGCCTGTGGCGCAGCTGCGCGGGAAGCATCGATCAGCCTGCTCCCGGACACCTATGCTGGCCGTATCGTTGACGAAAACCGCGGCGCCGAAGCCCTGGCTGTCACGCCAGACGGCAACCTCCTCTTTGGGTACGAAACCGTTGAGAACGGCCACTCACCGATCGGCGCCGTCGCCGGGCTCCAGCAGTCAGGCTGGACGAACGAAGTTGCGCCGAACCCGGCCGGCTACGCCTTCGTTGGATTCGACACCGCCCGCATTGGCGAAACCGACGAGACGTTCTGGCTGTTCCGCAGTTACGACCCCATCCGCGGGAACCGCAATGTGTTGAGCTGGCAGGGCGGAGAGAAGGAAATTGTTCTCACCCGGCCGCTCGCAGTGGACAATTACGAAGGCATCACGGTTCAGGATCTTGGAAACGGGATGGCCCGCGTCTGGATCGTTTCGGACGACAATTTCAATCCACAGCAGCGAACGCTCCTGCTCGCGTTCGACATTGCAGTCACGTCAGAATAA